In Hyla sarda isolate aHylSar1 chromosome 9, aHylSar1.hap1, whole genome shotgun sequence, the following proteins share a genomic window:
- the LOC130290795 gene encoding protein EOLA1-like isoform X2, producing the protein MQVGCLSFRQPYAGLLLNGFKTVETRWRPLLAEYRNSTLAVHIAVRDWEQQDWMDVLQNRLGMGEGQLQQLLDQGEQFGRGVIAGLIDIGDTWQHSDDAPIEDTIELENKALLTGLPGKYLTTISNARWLLKPIPARGGKDI; encoded by the exons ATGCAGGTCGGCTGCCTCTCCTTCCGTCAGCCTTACGCTGGCCTGCTGTTAAATGGGTTCAAGACCGTGGAGACACGCTGGCGGCCTCTGCTGGCTGAGTACAGGAACAGCACCCTGGCTGTACACATTGCTGTCAGGGACTGGGAGCAGCAGGACTGGATGGACGTTCTGCAGAACaggctggggatgggggaggggcagCTGCAGCAGCTTCTAGATCAGGGGGAGCAGTTCGGCAGAGGAGTCATTGCAG GACTTATTGACATTGGTGACACCTGGCAGCATAGTGATGATGCCCCCATTGAAGATACCATTGAACTGGAGAATAAAGCCTTGTTAACAGGTCTGCCAGGCAAATATCTCACAACTATTTCCAATGCCAGATGGTTATTGAAACCGATTCCTGCAAGAGGCGGAAAAGACATTTG a
- the LOC130290795 gene encoding protein EOLA1-like isoform X1 translates to MQVGCLSFRQPYAGLLLNGFKTVETRWRPLLAEYRNSTLAVHIAVRDWEQQDWMDVLQNRLGMGEGQLQQLLDQGEQFGRGVIAGLIDIGDTWQHSDDAPIEDTIELENKALLTGLPGKYLTTISNARWLLKPIPARGGKDIWQVTIPDEFVPS, encoded by the exons ATGCAGGTCGGCTGCCTCTCCTTCCGTCAGCCTTACGCTGGCCTGCTGTTAAATGGGTTCAAGACCGTGGAGACACGCTGGCGGCCTCTGCTGGCTGAGTACAGGAACAGCACCCTGGCTGTACACATTGCTGTCAGGGACTGGGAGCAGCAGGACTGGATGGACGTTCTGCAGAACaggctggggatgggggaggggcagCTGCAGCAGCTTCTAGATCAGGGGGAGCAGTTCGGCAGAGGAGTCATTGCAG GACTTATTGACATTGGTGACACCTGGCAGCATAGTGATGATGCCCCCATTGAAGATACCATTGAACTGGAGAATAAAGCCTTGTTAACAGGTCTGCCAGGCAAATATCTCACAACTATTTCCAATGCCAGATGGTTATTGAAACCGATTCCTGCAAGAGGCGGAAAAGACATTTGGCAAGTGACAATACCAGATGAATTCGTTCCCTCCTGA